CATTGAACGACAGCGCGCGCGCAATCGAGATTACGACACCGCCATAGATGAGACGCTTGCCAAAGCGGCTGCCCGCCTGCGCATGCGCGTCGAAATGGACCTTCGCGGTGTTCTGGTAGAGGCGCGTGGCGGTCTGGTGCTCGGCTTCTTCAACCGTCATGCCGTCGACATGGTCGATCTTCTCGCCGACCTGATAGTCGTAATACCGCCAGCTGGATCCGGCAAGCGCACTGTTCCAGCCCTTGTAGTCCGGTGCGACTAGGTCAGTTGCGGCGACAGCGTCCGGAAGGTCTGGTGCTGTAACGTCTGGTGCAGGATTGGATGGGTCCTTTTTGTGGACCATGACCCAGCGCACATAGGAGAGGACCGTTTCGCCGCGCTGGTTTTCACCGCGCGTGCGTACCCAGACCACGCCGGTCTTGCCGTTGGAGTTTTCCTTGACGCCGATGACTTCGGAAATCGCCGTCAGCGTATCGCCGGGATAGACCGTCTTCAGGAACTTGCCGTCGGCATAGCCAAGATTGGCGACCGCATTGAGGGAAATGTCCGGCACCGTCTTGCCGAAAACGACATGGAAAGCGAGCAGCGGATCGATCGGCAGGGCGTCAAAGCCGTTCGCCGTCGCGAAGGTCTCTGCCGAATAGAGCGCGTGGCGGCTGCCGGTGAGGGCGCGATAGAGCGAGATGTCGCCGGTCGAGACAGTCAGCGGGGTCGCATGGACAAGCTCCATGCCTGGCTTGAAGTCTTCGAAATAGTGGCCCGGATTCGATTTGGTCATGTCGCCCTCTAAGCTTTGCTGAGGGCGCAGCGGCGCGCAGTGCACGCCTGTTCTGGCCCAGTCAATTCATGCGGGGACCAGTTGCACCGGCTAGACCCTTGAGATCAAGGCCGGATCTTGTCCCGGAAGAAGGATGGCGAGAATAATCGCGCCAACCAGGAACAGGCTGATCATCCGGGCATCGCCGCGGCGGATCAGATCGCGAAAGCCATCTGGGCCATAAGTGATGAAGTGCGGCCCGAAGAACAGGGCACCGGCGAGGGCGAGAAACGCGAAAGCGATCAGAATGAGGAAGCTCATAGCCATGGTTCATACCGCAGCTGTTTGAACATCCGGCTCCCGGATTAGATCAAATTTTATCTAATCAGGTAATCTCGAGGAGCTTTTCATTCGGACGGCCAAGCACGGCCTTGTCGCCATTGATGCCGATGGGACGCTGAATAAGCTTCGGATTCTCGGCCATTGCCTCGAACAGCTCTTCGTCACCCATGGTCGCCGGGATATCGAATTTGGCGGCGTCCTTGTCGCGCAGGAATTCGCGTGGTGACACGCCGCCCATCTTCTTCGCGATGCCTTTCAGCTCATCGACGGAGAGGCGCTCGCCCGCATTCATATATTTGCGGACCTCCGGCTCAACGCCGTTTTCCTGCAGCAGGGCGAGGCCCTTCTTGGAGGAGCCGCAGCCCGGATTGTGGATCAGGATATAGGTCATGGCCTTGCCCTTTGTCTGGTCAGCGCTGATCTGGGATGCCCGGCGTGGACGTCAAGCGCTCTCCATCGCCTTGATTGCCTCATTAACTGCGACGATGCGCTTCGCTTCTTCAAGATGCAGAAGCTCGGTCATCTTGCCATTAACCTTGAGAACGCCCTTGCCCTTGTTGGCCGGGTCGGCAAACGCATCGATCACGTCTTTCGCTTGCGCGACATCGGCTTCGGCGGGCGCGAAGATCTCATTCGTGACCTCAATCTGGCTCGGATGGATCAGTGTCTTGCCGTCAAAGCCGAGTAGGCGGCCCTGGCGCACTTCGGCTTCGAGGCCTTCAGCGTTCGAAATGTCATTATAGACGCCGTCGATGGCGATGATGTCATAAGCACGGGCCGCAGCCAGAGTCAGGCCGAAGAAAGTCTGGAAGGCCGTGCGCTGAGGGTCGTTCACAGCGCGCAGTTCCTTGGCGATGTCATTGGTGCCCATGACAAAGGCGGAAAGGCGCGTGCGGCCTGCCGCTTCGGCGATATCCTTAATGTTGAGGATGGCCTTCGGCATCTCGATCATGACCCAGAGGCCTAGATCCTCGGGGGCGCCAGCGCGTGAAAGCGCATCGTCCAGCCGGTCGATATCACCGCCATCGATGACTTTCGGGGCCAGAATTGCGTCAGGGCCAGCCTCGACGGCCGCTTTCAGATCATCAAGGCCCCATTCGGTGTCGAGCCCATTGATACGGATCACAACCTCGCGCGCGCCATAGCCGCCAGCGTTCACCGCGTCACAGACGGTCTTGCGCGCTTCAAGCTTTGCGTCCGGAGCGACGGCGTCCTCAAGGTCGAGGATGACCGCGTCTGCGGCGAGCGACTTTGCCTTCTCGAGCGCGCGGGCATTGGCGCCCGGCATATAGAGACAGGAGCGGCGGGGACGATTGGCGCTGGACATGGAAAGGCTCCGGATAGATTTCACTGGAGGCCGCTTGTACAGGCTGCAACATCGACATGACAACCAGTTGCGGGCTTGGCGCAGCCTGCTGTCGGACTAGCCTGTCGCTTCAGCGACAATGCCGAACAGCGTTTCTTCGATCCTGGCGGCATTCACGCTTTTTGGATCCAGCCCGTACTGGCTCACGAGCGCGCTGATGTCCTGACGAAGGACATGGACGCCGCTGCCTGTCTCGATGACCAGGATCTTCATTGGCAGTTCGATCCCGAGCGCTGGGTTGGCCTGCATCAGGGGTGTCCCGGCTTGGGGATTGCCAAAGATGAACAGCGTCGATGGCGAGAGCTCCAGACCCGCCTCGCCCGCACCTTCTGCATGGTCGACCATGGCGAAGATGGTGAGGGGCCGCTTCTCAAGCGCTGCTCGAAGCTTTGAAACTGTGGTCACGAAATCATTCGCGCTGTCTGCGGCAATGAGGGCCTGCGCAGCTGGCTGTTCGGCAAGTTCGGGATCAATCACCGGGCCTTGCAGCGCGCCGGTCTGGCAGGCGCTGAGCGAGACGGCGGCAATGGCGGCGGCGGCCAGAAGCGGTTGTTTCATTTGAAGTCCCTGTTTTCCATCTTGAAACCTCGCAACGCGCGGCGGAGTGCTTACGTTCAGCGCTAATTGGACGAAGAGGAGCAGGCAATGAGCGATATCCGGGGCCATGTGGCGAGCGGGTTTGAGCCTGTCCGTGAGGTTTTCGCAGAGACGTTCGAGGCTGGCGAGGAGCTCGGCGCTGGCTTTTGCGCCATTCTGGACGGCGAGGTGATTGTCGACATTCAGGGCGGGAGAACCTCCCGCGCGCGCGACAAGGACTGGGACGAGACGACAATTGTTCCTGTCTATTCAACGACCAAGGGCGTGTCGGCGCTCGTGATCGCGTCGATTATCGGCGATCTGAACGAGGGCTATGAGACCCCTGTCGCCGAGGTCTGGCCGGAATTCGCCGCCGCCGGGAAAGGCGATGTCACGATCGGGCAGCTGCTGTCCCACCAGGCCGGTCTCGTCGGGTTCGCGGAGCCGATTGACCCAGACCTCTGGCTAAATCCGGACGGGCTCGCTGCTGCGCTGGCAGAGCTGGAGCCGCTCTGGGAACCGGGGACGGCGCATGGCTATCACCCGTCCACATGGGGGTATCTGGCGGGAGAAATCGTCAAGCGGATCACCGGTCGAACGCTGGGGACCATATTGAAAGAGGATTTCTGCGGGCCAGCTGGCGTTGATTTCCAGATTGGCCTGCCGCCTGAGGATGATGACCGCGTCGCCGAGATCCAGCGCCCGCGCGAAATGCCAAAACTCGGTGAAATCAATGAGTTCAGGAAGGTCGCCTTCCTGACCAAATGGTCCTCGCCGAGCCGGACAGGCGGTGAGTGGCGCCGCATGGAGCAGCCAGCCGCCAATGGGCATGGCACCGCCAGGGCGGTTGCGCAGCTCTATGGGATCTATGCTAATGGCGGGAAGCTTGGCGACAAGCAGTTGATTTCAGAAGACTCTTTCCGGGAGCTGACACGCCGCCGGGTGATCGGCGATGACTTAGTGCTGCCCTTCGTGACGGAGTTCGCGGCCGGGGTAATGCGCAATAATCTCGGCATCTATGGCCCGAACCCCGAAACCCTTGCCCATTCGGGCTGGGGCGGGTCGCTCGCGCTTGGGGATCCGGACCGTCATCTCTCGGCCGCCTATGTCATGAACAGGCAATCGAGCTATCTGCAGGGCGATCCGCGGGCGCGGCGTCTGGTCGACGCACTGTATGGCTGCCTGTAGGAAACTGACGGGTTTTCCCCCATGTTACACGGTGCACTCATGGTGCATGGGCGGTGTTTTTCGGGGTGTTTTTGAGAGCGCCGCAAAAATAGCCGGGGACAAGACATGTTGAGCGAGATGAACTGGCTCGCCTTTCTGGGCGCGATGGCTCTGGTTGAGCTGACCCCCGGCCCGAATATGGGCTGGCTGACCGCGCTCGCTGCGCAGCAGGGCCGCCGGGTCGGTTTCATGGCGGTGGTCGGCATCACATTGGGCCTCGCGGTGCAGCTGGTACTGGCAGCGACGGGCTTTTCTGCCTTTATCGCGGGCAACCCTCTCGTCTACGAAGTGCTGCGCTGGGCGGGTATCGCCTTCATGCTCTACCTCGCACTAGAGGCCTGGCGTGAAACGGGA
This genomic interval from Thalassovita mediterranea contains the following:
- a CDS encoding MaoC family dehydratase, whose protein sequence is MTKSNPGHYFEDFKPGMELVHATPLTVSTGDISLYRALTGSRHALYSAETFATANGFDALPIDPLLAFHVVFGKTVPDISLNAVANLGYADGKFLKTVYPGDTLTAISEVIGVKENSNGKTGVVWVRTRGENQRGETVLSYVRWVMVHKKDPSNPAPDVTAPDLPDAVAATDLVAPDYKGWNSALAGSSWRYYDYQVGEKIDHVDGMTVEEAEHQTATRLYQNTAKVHFDAHAQAGSRFGKRLIYGGVVISIARALSFNGLESAAQMLAINAGTHAGPLFAGDTVYAWSEVLDKAELSDGTGALRLRLVATKNHPCSDFPLKGEDGKYHADVLLDFDYWAAIPR
- a CDS encoding CoA ester lyase, with the translated sequence MSSANRPRRSCLYMPGANARALEKAKSLAADAVILDLEDAVAPDAKLEARKTVCDAVNAGGYGAREVVIRINGLDTEWGLDDLKAAVEAGPDAILAPKVIDGGDIDRLDDALSRAGAPEDLGLWVMIEMPKAILNIKDIAEAAGRTRLSAFVMGTNDIAKELRAVNDPQRTAFQTFFGLTLAAARAYDIIAIDGVYNDISNAEGLEAEVRQGRLLGFDGKTLIHPSQIEVTNEIFAPAEADVAQAKDVIDAFADPANKGKGVLKVNGKMTELLHLEEAKRIVAVNEAIKAMESA
- a CDS encoding DUF302 domain-containing protein — translated: MKQPLLAAAAIAAVSLSACQTGALQGPVIDPELAEQPAAQALIAADSANDFVTTVSKLRAALEKRPLTIFAMVDHAEGAGEAGLELSPSTLFIFGNPQAGTPLMQANPALGIELPMKILVIETGSGVHVLRQDISALVSQYGLDPKSVNAARIEETLFGIVAEATG
- a CDS encoding arsenate reductase (glutaredoxin), whose protein sequence is MTYILIHNPGCGSSKKGLALLQENGVEPEVRKYMNAGERLSVDELKGIAKKMGGVSPREFLRDKDAAKFDIPATMGDEELFEAMAENPKLIQRPIGINGDKAVLGRPNEKLLEIT
- a CDS encoding beta-lactamase family protein: MSDIRGHVASGFEPVREVFAETFEAGEELGAGFCAILDGEVIVDIQGGRTSRARDKDWDETTIVPVYSTTKGVSALVIASIIGDLNEGYETPVAEVWPEFAAAGKGDVTIGQLLSHQAGLVGFAEPIDPDLWLNPDGLAAALAELEPLWEPGTAHGYHPSTWGYLAGEIVKRITGRTLGTILKEDFCGPAGVDFQIGLPPEDDDRVAEIQRPREMPKLGEINEFRKVAFLTKWSSPSRTGGEWRRMEQPAANGHGTARAVAQLYGIYANGGKLGDKQLISEDSFRELTRRRVIGDDLVLPFVTEFAAGVMRNNLGIYGPNPETLAHSGWGGSLALGDPDRHLSAAYVMNRQSSYLQGDPRARRLVDALYGCL